In Vogesella indigofera, the sequence AAGGCAGCACGCAGACCTGCGCCACCGCCGCCAACAATTACTGCATCAAATCGACGAACGGGAATGGTCATTACAGCCCCCATACAACCTTAAGCGAATAAATAAAACAGGACACCAGCCAAACCGCAGTCAGGGTGTGCATGGTCAAACGCACGCCAACCGGTTTGATGTAGTCCATCCAGAGATCGCGAATGCCTACCCATGCATGCAGGAACAGCGCAATCAAGGTGGTCTGAGTCAGCACTTTTACCCAGGTCTGGCCGAACAGCAGCTTCCAGCCTTCATAGCCGGAAGGCATCGCCAGCAGGAACAGGATCAGCGCGGCGGTATACACCAGCATGATTACGGCCGTGGCACGCTGGACGATCCAGTCTTTCAGGCCGTAGTGAGCACCGACAACTTGACGGTTTACCATAGGATGCCTCCGATGATGGCGGTCAGGCTCAGGCTGACGGCCAGAACCATTTTCGCGGTAGCGCGGGCAGTTTGCAGCTCAAGTCCCTTGTGGATATCCAGCAGCAGGAAACGGATACCGGCGGCGACGTGGTGCAGGAAGCCCCACAGCAAGCCGATCAGGATCAATTTCACCAGGGGATGGGCGACAACAGCACGGTAGCTGTCAAAGGCGTCGGCGGAACTGAGCGAACCGCTGAGGAGGTAAATCAGGAGTGGCAGGGAGAAAAACAGTGCCACACCGCTGATCCGGTGCAGGATCGAGACAATGCCCGGCACGGGCAGTCTGATCTTGCTCAGATCTAAGTGCTTTGGTCGTTGCTTCTGCATATAGCTTCCTTGGATGTGCATGAACCAAGTGGTTTTTTACGTTAGCGGCGGCCCGAAAACTGCCGTCGCCGTTAGGAGCCAGGGGCCACCCCTGATCCATCAAGATCATGCTGCACGATGCTGCACGTGCAACATAATCTGAAGATTCTACCAAATCTGCGCGTCGCTGCCGACCGGGCTATCCGAAATGCGACACATAGAACCGCGTTTGCGACACATCGTCATGCCGGCAAATGCTGCAGCGTCAACGCCAGCCTATCGGTCAGACACAAGCGCTGCCGCCACTCCACCGCCGCGCCGTTGACATCCACCGCCAGCCGCAGATGCGACAGCACCGGCGTGCCGGACACCATCGCCAGCAACTGCGCCTCGTCGCGTTCCAGCACCACCGCCCGCCACTGCTCGGTGGCCACCCGCAGGCGGACGCCGAAGTGCTGCTGCAGTACTGCCCACACCCCGGGCGACTGGCGCAGCCAGCGCGAATCCAGCGCCGGAAAACGCTCGGCCGACAACAGCACCTCGTCCAGCGCCACCGCCTGCCCGCGCAGCCGCCACAACAGGCGAATGCGGAACACCGGCGCCGCACGGCGCAAACCCAGCGCCGCCGACACATCGTCCGGCGCATTGCCGCGCGCGATACCGAGAAACTCGCGCTGCAGACGGTCCGGACTCTCCGACAACAGCCCCGGCGAGATCATCGACATCCCGGCCCAGTCATCGGCACCGGGCGCCACAAACGTGCCCTTGCCCTGCTGCCGGTACAGCACCCCGTCGGCCACCAGCTCGGTCAGCGCCTTGCGCACCGTGCCCTGGCTGACGGACAGCTGTTCGGCAAGCTCCCACTCGCTGGGCAGCGACTCCGCCACCTGCCACTCCCCGTCGCACAGACGCTCCAGAATCTGCTGTCTTGCCTGTCTATACAAAGGGATACGATTGAGACTCTTGCTGTTCATGGACTTTTTAACACCAAACGCGATCAAGGTAAACACTAGTCTTATATAAGACATAAGACAAAAAGTCACGTCCTGATTGCACAGAGCGGTGCAAGGGCAGCACAAAGGCGGTGCAGCATGCTAAACTCGCTGAAACTGTTGCAAAGCAGCATCCAAAGAGCAGTCATTCCAAAGTTCTAAAGGAGAGTACATCGATGAAAGCCCCCGTTCGCGTCGCCGTCACTGGTGCAGCCGGTCAGATTGGTTACAGCCTGTTGTTCCGCATTGCCAGTGGTGAAATGCTGGGCAAGGACCAGCCAGTCATCCTGCAACTGCTGGACCTGCCACAAGCCCAGACCGCCGTTAAAGGCGTGATGATGGAACTGGAAGACTGCGCGTTCCCGCTGCTGGCCGGCATGGTTGCGACCGACGACCCGGAAGTGGCTTTCAAGGATGTACAGGTTGCCCTGCTGGTTGGCGCCCGTCCACGCAGCAAAGGCATGGAACGCAAGGACCTGCTGACCGCCAACGCTGAAATCTTCACCGTGCAGGGCGCCGCCCTGAACAAGGTGGCTGACCGCAACGTCAAGGTGCTGGTAGTCGGCAACCCGGCCAACACCAACGCCTACATCGCGATGAAGTCGGCACCGGACCTGAATCCGAAAAACTTCACCGCCATGTTGCGTCTGGACCACAACCGCGCACTGTCGCAACTTGCCGCCAAGACCGGCAAGCCGGTTGCTGCCATCGAGAAACTGGCCGTGTGGGGTAACCACTCGCCGACCATGTACGCCGACTACCGCTTCGCCACCATCGATGGCCAGTCGGTAAAAGACATGATCAACGACCACGAATGGAACCGCGACGTGTTCCTGCCGACCGTGGGCAAGCGTGGCGCCGCCATCATCGAAGCACGCGGTCTGTCCTCGGCTGCCTCGGCCGCCAACGCTGCCATCGACCACATCCGCGACTGGGTACTGGGCACCAACGGCAAGTGGGTTACCATGGGTATCCCTTCCGACGGTTCCTACGGCATCCCTAAAGACGTGATGTTCGGTTTCCCTGTGACTTGCGAAAACGGCGAGTACAAGATGGTCGAAGGCTTGGAAATCGATCAGTTCAGCCGTGACTGCATCAATGTCACCCTGAACGAACTGGAAGAAGAACGCGCCGGCGTTGCCCACCTGCTGGGTTGATGACTGAGCGTTCCGGCAAAAGCGCACCGCAAGGTGCGCTTTTTGTCTTTACCGAATTACCGAATCACAACGCAATCCCGCTCTTTTTGGAGGTCGAAACACCATGATTGAAGCCGAAGTACTCAATCAAATTCAGGCACAGATCGACGATCTGGCTACCCGCAACACTGATATCCGGGGGTATCTTTGACTACGACGGTAAAAAAGACCGTCTGGAAGAAGTTTCCCGCCTGACCGAAGATCCCGATATCTGGAACGACCCCAAGAAGGCACAAGAACTGGGCCGTGAGCGCAAGCAGCTGGAAGACGTGGTACTGGTGATCGAAGGCATCGCCGCCACCCTCGCCGATTGCGCCGAACTGTTTGAAATGGGCCGCGCCGAAGGCGACGACGACACCATCCTGGCGGTGAAGGCCGACCTGGACGAGGTCGAGGCCAAGCTGGCCAAGCTCGAATTCCGCCGCATGTTCCACGACCCGATGGACCCCAACCACTGCTTCCTGGACATCCAGGCCGGCGCCGGCGGCACCGAGGCCCAGGACTGGGCCGGCATGCTGCTGCGCATGTACGTGCGCTACGCCGAACGCAAGGGCTTCAAGGTCGACATTCTGGAAGAGTCGGAAGGCGAAGTGGCCGGCATTTCCAGCGCCACCATCAAGATCGAGGGCGAGTACGCCTACGGCCTGCTGCGCACCGAAGTCGGCGTCCATCGCCTGGTACGGGTATCGCCGTTCGACTCCAACGCCCGCCGCCACACCTCGTTCTGCTCCGTGTTCGTGTATCCGGAAGTGGACGACAGCTTCGAGATCACCATCAACCCGGCCGACGTGCGCACCGATACCTACCGCGCCTCCGGTGCCGGCGGCCAGCACATCAACAAGACCGACTCGGCGGTGCGCCTGACGCACATCCCGACCAATATCGTGGTGCAGTGCCAGAACGACCGCTCGCAGCACCGCAACCGCGACGAAGCGTGGCAGATGCTGCGCGCCAAGCTGTACGAGCGCGAACTGAAAATGCGCAACGAAGCCAAGCAGTCGCTGGAAGACAGCAAGACGGACGTGGGCTGGGGCCACCAGATCCGCTCCTACGTATTCGACCAGTCGCGCATCAAGGACCTGCGTACCAGCTATGAAGTTGGCAACATCAAGGGCGTGATGGACGGCGATCTGGACGGCTTTATCGAAGCCAGCCTGAAACAGGGCGTTTAAACGATACCCAAGGTTGGCCGCACGCGATGCGGCCAACCTTTTACATTGATGGAGATACCATGTCGGAACACGAATCCAGCCAGCCGCAGCACGACGAAAACCACATCATGGCCGAGCGCCGTGACAAACTGAAAGCGCTGCGCGAAGCCGGCGTTGCCTTCCCCAACGACTTCAAGCGCGAAGACTTCAGCGGCGATCTGCACACCCGCTACAACGACAACAGCAAGGAAGAGCTGGAGCCGCTGAACGTGCAGGTTGCCGTTGCCGGCCGCATGATGCTCAAGCGCGTGATGGGCAAGGCCAGCTTCGCCACCATCCAGGACGTGACCGGCCAGATTCAGCTGTACATCAACGACCAGGGCGTCGGTCCGGAAGTCCACGCCGCGTTCAAGCACTGGGACATGGGCGACATCATCGCCGCGCGCGGCACCCTGTTCAAGACCAACAAGGGCGAGCTGTCGGTCAACGTCAGCGAGCTGCGCCTGCTGACCAAATCGCTGCGCCCGCTGCCGGACAAGTTCCACGGCATGACCGACCAGGAACAGAAATACCGTCAGCGCTACGTCGACCTGATCACCAGCGAACACAGCCGCAACACCTTCATCAAGCGCTCCAAGATCGTGCAGACCATCCGTGAAGTGATGGTCGCCCAGCACTATCTGGAAGTGGAAACCCCGATGATGCACCCGATCCCGGGTGGCGCCACCGCCAAGCCGTTCGTGACCCACCACAACGCGCTGGACATGTCGCTGTACCTGCGCGTGGCCCCGGAGCTATACCTGAAGCGTCTGGTGGTCGGCGGCCTGGAACGCGTGTTCGAGATCAACCGCAACTTCCGCAACGAGGGGATGAGCACGCGCCACAACCCCGAGTTCACCATGATCGAATTCTACGAGGCCTACAGCGACTACCAGCGCATGATGCAGATGACCGAGCACATCATCCGCCAGTGCGCCATCGCCGCCACCGGCCACACCACCGTGACCTACCACGGCAAGGAAGTGGACCTCGGCAAGCCGTTCGACCGCTTCACCATCGTTGGCGCCATCAAGCACTACAACCCGCAGTACACCGACGCGCAGCTGTTCGATGCCGAGTGGGTAGCCGCGGAGATCCAGCGCTTGGGCGGCAAACTGCCACCGGCACCGGGCCTGGGCAGCCTGCAGCTGACGCTGTTCGAAGAGTGTGCCGAAGGCCAGCTGTGGAACCCGACCTTCATCGTCGACTACCCGGTAGAAGTGTCGCCACTGGCGCGCGGCTCCGATGCCGACCAGTCGATCACCGAGCGTTTCGAACTGTTCATCGTTGGCCGCGAACACGCCAACGGCTACTCCGAGTTGAACGATCCGGAAGACCAAGCCGCGCGCTTCCTGTCGCAGGTCGAGCAGAAGGACGCCGGCGACGACGAGGCAATGCACTACGACGCCGACTACATCCGTGCCATGGAATATGGTCTGCCACCGACCGGCGGCTGCGGTATCGGTATCGACCGTCTGGTGATGCTGCTGACCGACTCGCCTTCTATCCGCGATGTCATCCTGTTCCCGCAGATGCGCCTTGAGACACTTCCGCAGTAATCCGACATAATCCGCTATAACCCGCATGGCTAAAGGCTTTGCGGGTTTTTTTATATCCGGACAAGTCCGAGAAAATCCGCCAGAATCCGGCGTAAAAGTGGGGTACCAACTGGGGTATCTTTCTGTAGTAGAGTGTCGTGATACCCCACCCTCTACAGGAGAGGACATGCCCATTACCAAGCTACAGATCGACAAGGCCAAGCCTCGGGACGACGGAAAACCGCTCAAGCTATACGATGGACAAGGGCTGTATCTGTGGGTCTTGAAAACAGGCAGCAAAGTCTGGCGCTTCAAGTACACCTGGGATGGCAAAGAGAAAATGCTGGCACTGGGTCGCTACCCCGACCTGACGCTGAAAGATGCCAGAGAGAAGCGGGACAGCACCCGCCGCCTGCTGGCAAAAGACACCGACCCTAGCGCAAAGCGCAGAAACGACCGCATGGCACGGCTCAAAGCAGAGCGCGGCTCGTTTGAAATGGTGGCAAGAGAATGGCACCGGGTTAGTGCTGCAGAATGGACTGAACGCCATGCCGCATCGGTACTGAAAAGCCTGGACAGCTACCTGTTCCCGTCGCTGGGGCGCCGGCCGGTAAGCGAGATCACACCGTTCGAACTTCTGGAGGTGCTACGCAAAGTAGAGGCCACCGGCAAGCTGGATACCGCCAAGCGATTGCGCGAACGCTGCAATAGCATTTTCCGGCTGGGCATCATCTCGGGCCTATGCACCTTTAACCCTGCAGCCGACCTCACTAAAGCATTGAAGGCACCGGTCAGCAAACCTAGGCCGGCACTGAGCAACGACGCGCTACCGGGCTTTCTAGCTATGTTGCACGATGCCCCACAAATGCTGCTGCAAACGCGATTGTTGTTTCAGGTACTCATGACCTGCTTCACACGGGTGGGGGAAACCGTCAGGGCCGAGTGGACCCACATTGACTTTGAAAACGGTATCTGGACTATTCCGCCCGAGAACCGCAAGTTGAAATCCAAGCTAAAAGCCATGGCTAACCCGCACCTGGTACCACTGCCGCGCCAGATCGTCGCTGTATTCCTGCAGCTGCGCCAGCATGCCCGGCCAAACAACCCGTATGTTTTCCCCAGCTTCCGCCGGCCACGTCAACACATGAACGAAGCCACGCCACTGAAAGCGCTGGAACGCATGGGCTACGGCGGCGCCAACAAGGAACATGGCCACATCGTTACTCACGGTTTTCGCGCTACAGCATCTACCATCCTGAATGAGTCCGGATTCAACCCCGACGCCGTAGAGCGCCAGCTGGCCCACATCGATAAAAACACCGTCCGCGCGGCCTACAACCGTGCGCAATACATGCAAGAACGACGGGACATGATGCAGCACTGGGCTGACTACCTGGACAGCCGGCTGGAAGCAGCCATGCAGCACGGCACAATGATGCCACCAGAGCACAACAGCAACTGACCTCGCAATAAACCACCGATGCCCAGCATGGGTACACACGGCAAGCTCTGTACTGCCCACCAAGGATGCCAAGCCTGCCGTCTGCAATCAGCACCCGGCGCGCGCTCTCGTAGCCCCGCCACGCCTGCCCGCTTCATGCGCCGGTTTTTATGCAGCTGCATGAAAAGCTGAAATGCCCGCCAATACAGG encodes:
- the sdhD gene encoding succinate dehydrogenase, hydrophobic membrane anchor protein → MVNRQVVGAHYGLKDWIVQRATAVIMLVYTAALILFLLAMPSGYEGWKLLFGQTWVKVLTQTTLIALFLHAWVGIRDLWMDYIKPVGVRLTMHTLTAVWLVSCFIYSLKVVWGL
- the sdhC gene encoding succinate dehydrogenase, cytochrome b556 subunit, with amino-acid sequence MQKQRPKHLDLSKIRLPVPGIVSILHRISGVALFFSLPLLIYLLSGSLSSADAFDSYRAVVAHPLVKLILIGLLWGFLHHVAAGIRFLLLDIHKGLELQTARATAKMVLAVSLSLTAIIGGILW
- a CDS encoding GntR family transcriptional regulator, with the translated sequence MNSKSLNRIPLYRQARQQILERLCDGEWQVAESLPSEWELAEQLSVSQGTVRKALTELVADGVLYRQQGKGTFVAPGADDWAGMSMISPGLLSESPDRLQREFLGIARGNAPDDVSAALGLRRAAPVFRIRLLWRLRGQAVALDEVLLSAERFPALDSRWLRQSPGVWAVLQQHFGVRLRVATEQWRAVVLERDEAQLLAMVSGTPVLSHLRLAVDVNGAAVEWRQRLCLTDRLALTLQHLPA
- a CDS encoding malate dehydrogenase, giving the protein MKAPVRVAVTGAAGQIGYSLLFRIASGEMLGKDQPVILQLLDLPQAQTAVKGVMMELEDCAFPLLAGMVATDDPEVAFKDVQVALLVGARPRSKGMERKDLLTANAEIFTVQGAALNKVADRNVKVLVVGNPANTNAYIAMKSAPDLNPKNFTAMLRLDHNRALSQLAAKTGKPVAAIEKLAVWGNHSPTMYADYRFATIDGQSVKDMINDHEWNRDVFLPTVGKRGAAIIEARGLSSAASAANAAIDHIRDWVLGTNGKWVTMGIPSDGSYGIPKDVMFGFPVTCENGEYKMVEGLEIDQFSRDCINVTLNELEEERAGVAHLLG
- the prfB gene encoding peptide chain release factor 2 (programmed frameshift), whose amino-acid sequence is MEAEVLNQIQAQIDDLATRNTDIRGYLDYDGKKDRLEEVSRLTEDPDIWNDPKKAQELGRERKQLEDVVLVIEGIAATLADCAELFEMGRAEGDDDTILAVKADLDEVEAKLAKLEFRRMFHDPMDPNHCFLDIQAGAGGTEAQDWAGMLLRMYVRYAERKGFKVDILEESEGEVAGISSATIKIEGEYAYGLLRTEVGVHRLVRVSPFDSNARRHTSFCSVFVYPEVDDSFEITINPADVRTDTYRASGAGGQHINKTDSAVRLTHIPTNIVVQCQNDRSQHRNRDEAWQMLRAKLYERELKMRNEAKQSLEDSKTDVGWGHQIRSYVFDQSRIKDLRTSYEVGNIKGVMDGDLDGFIEASLKQGV
- the lysS gene encoding lysine--tRNA ligase, which gives rise to MSEHESSQPQHDENHIMAERRDKLKALREAGVAFPNDFKREDFSGDLHTRYNDNSKEELEPLNVQVAVAGRMMLKRVMGKASFATIQDVTGQIQLYINDQGVGPEVHAAFKHWDMGDIIAARGTLFKTNKGELSVNVSELRLLTKSLRPLPDKFHGMTDQEQKYRQRYVDLITSEHSRNTFIKRSKIVQTIREVMVAQHYLEVETPMMHPIPGGATAKPFVTHHNALDMSLYLRVAPELYLKRLVVGGLERVFEINRNFRNEGMSTRHNPEFTMIEFYEAYSDYQRMMQMTEHIIRQCAIAATGHTTVTYHGKEVDLGKPFDRFTIVGAIKHYNPQYTDAQLFDAEWVAAEIQRLGGKLPPAPGLGSLQLTLFEECAEGQLWNPTFIVDYPVEVSPLARGSDADQSITERFELFIVGREHANGYSELNDPEDQAARFLSQVEQKDAGDDEAMHYDADYIRAMEYGLPPTGGCGIGIDRLVMLLTDSPSIRDVILFPQMRLETLPQ
- a CDS encoding tyrosine-type recombinase/integrase, translated to MPITKLQIDKAKPRDDGKPLKLYDGQGLYLWVLKTGSKVWRFKYTWDGKEKMLALGRYPDLTLKDAREKRDSTRRLLAKDTDPSAKRRNDRMARLKAERGSFEMVAREWHRVSAAEWTERHAASVLKSLDSYLFPSLGRRPVSEITPFELLEVLRKVEATGKLDTAKRLRERCNSIFRLGIISGLCTFNPAADLTKALKAPVSKPRPALSNDALPGFLAMLHDAPQMLLQTRLLFQVLMTCFTRVGETVRAEWTHIDFENGIWTIPPENRKLKSKLKAMANPHLVPLPRQIVAVFLQLRQHARPNNPYVFPSFRRPRQHMNEATPLKALERMGYGGANKEHGHIVTHGFRATASTILNESGFNPDAVERQLAHIDKNTVRAAYNRAQYMQERRDMMQHWADYLDSRLEAAMQHGTMMPPEHNSN